The following proteins come from a genomic window of Paucimonas lemoignei:
- a CDS encoding YcfA-like protein, which yields MRSREMIRMIEGDGWYLVNTKGSHRQYKHPSKPGRVTIKHPDSDIPIKTISSILKQAGLNR from the coding sequence ATGCGCAGCAGGGAAATGATCAGGATGATCGAAGGCGATGGATGGTATCTAGTGAACACCAAGGGCAGTCATCGGCAATACAAACACCCGAGCAAACCCGGCCGGGTCACGATTAAGCACCCTGATTCCGATATTCCGATAAAGACCATTAGCAGCATTCTGAAACAAGCAGGTCTCAATCGCTGA
- the cynR_1 gene encoding LysR family transcriptional regulator, with product MEYELQDIRSFVKIAELGSFHEAAEVLHISQPALTRRIKKLEQGLGTSLLDRTTRRVSLTSVGRDFFPKARRLLDDFEDSILNIRELAERQIGQVTLACIPTAAFYFLPSVIRLYNERYPKIRIRLLDLSANEGLEAVLRGEADFGINMMSGQHPDIEFVPLVKEPFVLACRRDHELAKRESVSWIELSEYRLIGVGRLSGNRMILDHALAGLSWRPKWFYEVQHLSTSLGMVEAGLGISAMPSLAMPAEGHPTLVSVPLVDPVVDRTLGLVSRRGASLSPAAEKFVSMLLEQWPQ from the coding sequence GTGGAATATGAGCTGCAAGATATCCGATCGTTCGTGAAAATCGCCGAACTGGGGAGTTTTCACGAGGCTGCTGAAGTGCTGCATATCTCGCAGCCCGCCTTGACGCGGCGCATCAAGAAGCTTGAACAAGGTTTAGGCACCTCACTTCTGGACCGAACCACGCGGCGGGTCAGCCTGACGAGCGTAGGCCGTGACTTTTTCCCCAAGGCGCGGCGCTTGCTGGACGATTTCGAAGACTCGATCCTGAACATCCGCGAACTGGCCGAGCGGCAAATTGGGCAGGTGACTCTGGCCTGCATCCCGACTGCAGCGTTCTATTTCTTGCCGTCCGTGATCCGCCTGTACAACGAGCGCTACCCCAAGATTCGCATTCGGCTGCTCGACCTCAGCGCCAATGAAGGCCTCGAAGCGGTGCTGCGCGGCGAGGCGGATTTCGGCATCAACATGATGAGCGGCCAGCACCCTGACATTGAGTTTGTGCCACTGGTCAAAGAGCCGTTCGTGCTGGCCTGCCGACGCGACCATGAGCTGGCCAAACGCGAGTCGGTGTCCTGGATCGAACTCAGTGAATACCGGCTGATCGGCGTGGGGCGCCTGAGCGGCAACCGCATGATCCTCGACCATGCGCTGGCCGGGCTGAGCTGGCGGCCCAAGTGGTTTTACGAGGTGCAGCACTTGTCGACTTCACTGGGCATGGTCGAGGCCGGTTTGGGTATCTCCGCCATGCCAAGCCTGGCGATGCCCGCCGAAGGTCACCCGACGTTGGTCAGCGTGCCGCTGGTAGATCCGGTGGTTGATAGAACGTTGGGGCTGGTGTCCCGACGCGGTGCGTCATTGTCTCCAGCGGCGGAGAAATTCGTCTCGATGTTGCTGGAGCAGTGGCCGCAGTGA
- the cusR_1 gene encoding DNA-binding response regulator: protein MNQALVIEDDEVTAQSIATELQAHGFAVQRASTGRDGLAMAIAGNYDAITLDRMLPDFDGLTIVTTLRSLGIGTPVLMISALSDVDERVRGLRCGGDDYLTKPFSMVEMVARLEVLLRRPAAGAQIHQLTVGNLSLDLIENTLSLGGQSISLLPTEFKLLTYLMRHAGQQVTRTMLFEEVWGYHFDPGTNIIDVHMGRLRKKIEGPGAPLIHTIRGSGYVLGTQD, encoded by the coding sequence ATGAATCAGGCGCTGGTCATCGAAGACGACGAGGTGACCGCACAATCAATTGCCACCGAACTGCAAGCCCACGGGTTTGCGGTGCAACGCGCCAGTACCGGGCGTGACGGCCTGGCGATGGCCATCGCGGGCAACTACGACGCAATCACCCTGGACCGGATGCTGCCGGACTTCGACGGGCTGACCATTGTCACCACCTTGCGCAGCCTGGGCATCGGCACGCCGGTGTTGATGATCAGCGCGCTGTCCGATGTGGATGAGCGGGTCCGGGGCCTGCGCTGCGGCGGCGATGATTACCTGACCAAACCTTTCTCGATGGTCGAGATGGTCGCCCGGCTGGAGGTGCTCTTGCGTCGCCCGGCCGCGGGGGCGCAGATCCACCAATTGACGGTCGGCAACCTCAGCCTTGATCTGATCGAGAACACGCTGTCGCTGGGCGGGCAAAGCATCAGCCTGCTGCCCACCGAATTTAAATTGCTGACTTACCTGATGCGCCATGCCGGGCAACAGGTCACCCGCACGATGTTGTTTGAAGAAGTCTGGGGTTATCACTTCGATCCGGGTACCAACATCATCGACGTGCACATGGGGCGCCTGCGCAAGAAAATCGAAGGGCCCGGCGCGCCTCTGATCCACACCATCCGCGGCTCGGGGTATGTGCTTGGCACTCAAGACTGA
- the oprD_3 gene encoding porin, which yields MSLFSKRGTTAFLKTAPLLGVLPWACVDAAGFVEDSKLKLQLRNVYFNENFRDENGLSARAASTAKSERTEWAQGFLLDYQSGFTQGTLGFGVDALGLVGVKLDSGKGRSGTGLLPVHADGRAADEFSSLGAAAKVRLSKTTVKYGTLLPKTPVLIYNDARLLPQTYQGAQVTSTEIDNLTLTGGRLDQFKLRDSSDSRSIIPDGFTGRGSDFSYAGGDYKLGKNIRLSYFYGELENFYRQQFASIQHDLPLGGGVLTSDLRYFHSVDAGNARGGKIDNDMFSGQLTYALAGHSFGGGYQTLSGDAGLPYISGATVYSFSNVGIGKFIEEDEKTWLLSYGFDFAKVGVPGLTFSTRYISGNNGKSDSAELKEWERDAELAYVLQSGTFKGLGVKLRNYVYRADFARGRDSNRLYVTYDIALW from the coding sequence ATGAGTCTATTTTCCAAGCGTGGCACAACAGCCTTCCTCAAGACCGCGCCGCTGCTGGGCGTCCTGCCCTGGGCCTGTGTCGACGCCGCAGGTTTTGTCGAAGACAGCAAGTTGAAACTGCAACTGCGCAATGTGTATTTCAATGAAAACTTCCGCGACGAAAATGGCCTGAGCGCCCGTGCTGCCAGCACCGCGAAAAGTGAGCGCACCGAGTGGGCTCAGGGTTTTCTGCTCGATTATCAATCCGGCTTCACCCAGGGCACGCTCGGCTTTGGTGTCGATGCGCTGGGGCTGGTGGGCGTCAAACTCGATTCCGGCAAGGGTCGCAGCGGCACCGGTTTGTTGCCCGTGCATGCGGATGGCCGTGCTGCGGATGAGTTCTCAAGCCTCGGCGCTGCCGCCAAGGTGCGGTTGTCCAAAACCACGGTGAAATACGGCACCTTGCTGCCCAAGACGCCGGTGCTGATTTACAACGACGCGCGGCTGTTACCCCAGACCTACCAAGGCGCTCAGGTCACCAGCACCGAGATCGACAACCTGACCCTCACGGGCGGGCGTCTGGACCAGTTCAAGCTGCGGGATTCATCCGACAGCCGCTCCATCATCCCCGATGGCTTTACCGGCAGAGGCTCGGATTTCTCCTACGCCGGTGGCGACTACAAACTGGGCAAGAACATACGCCTGAGCTACTTCTATGGGGAGCTGGAAAACTTCTATCGCCAGCAGTTCGCCTCGATCCAGCACGACTTGCCACTGGGCGGCGGTGTGCTGACCAGCGACTTGCGCTATTTCCACAGCGTGGATGCCGGAAACGCCCGGGGCGGCAAGATCGACAACGATATGTTCAGCGGTCAGCTGACCTACGCTCTGGCCGGGCACAGCTTCGGCGGCGGTTACCAGACGTTGAGTGGCGATGCAGGCCTGCCGTACATCAGCGGCGCGACCGTGTACTCGTTCAGTAACGTCGGCATCGGCAAATTCATCGAGGAGGACGAAAAAACCTGGCTGCTGAGTTATGGCTTCGACTTCGCCAAGGTCGGCGTGCCGGGCCTGACGTTCTCCACGCGCTACATCAGCGGCAATAACGGCAAGTCAGACTCTGCCGAATTGAAAGAGTGGGAGCGCGATGCGGAGCTGGCCTATGTGCTGCAAAGCGGCACGTTCAAAGGCCTGGGCGTGAAGCTGCGAAACTACGTTTATCGCGCGGACTTCGCACGGGGGCGCGACAGCAACAGGCTCTACGTCACCTATGACATTGCGCTCTGGTAA
- a CDS encoding extracellular solute-binding protein, with amino-acid sequence MLRLLTPLAFSCALFASLPASAAPATPATTLTVLSSGGIMGAVQQIAPDYEKATGVKLNIEASPSMGTTPQAIPNRLSRKEPADVVLMVGSALDKLVAQDQVNKASRVDLGKSYIAMAVRKGESKPDISTVETFRKALLDSKSVAYSDSASGVYLSRILFPKMTLGDDFKAKARMIPAEPVGAVVARDEAQLGFQQLSELKPVPGIDIVGLIPDQVQQMTLYSGAVTRSSTQAPAAEALLKYMASKEGAKAIEQSGLTPVKTR; translated from the coding sequence ATGCTTCGACTGCTCACGCCCCTCGCCTTCTCATGCGCACTGTTCGCCTCGCTGCCCGCCTCAGCTGCCCCGGCGACGCCCGCGACCACGCTGACGGTGCTCAGCTCTGGCGGCATCATGGGCGCAGTGCAACAAATTGCCCCGGACTACGAGAAAGCCACCGGGGTGAAGCTGAACATAGAAGCCTCGCCTTCGATGGGCACCACGCCCCAGGCCATTCCCAACCGACTGTCGCGCAAGGAGCCTGCCGATGTGGTGCTGATGGTCGGTTCCGCGCTGGACAAACTGGTGGCGCAGGATCAGGTCAATAAAGCCAGCCGCGTGGACCTGGGCAAATCTTATATCGCCATGGCCGTGCGCAAGGGCGAGAGTAAACCTGACATCTCCACTGTAGAGACGTTTCGCAAGGCCCTGCTCGACAGCAAATCCGTCGCCTACTCGGACAGCGCCAGCGGCGTGTATCTGTCGCGCATTCTGTTCCCGAAGATGACCCTCGGCGATGACTTCAAAGCCAAGGCACGCATGATCCCGGCAGAACCGGTGGGCGCAGTGGTTGCCCGGGATGAGGCGCAGCTCGGCTTTCAGCAACTGAGCGAACTCAAGCCGGTGCCCGGCATCGATATCGTGGGCCTGATCCCCGACCAGGTTCAGCAGATGACCCTGTACTCGGGCGCAGTCACCCGCTCCAGCACCCAGGCACCCGCTGCCGAGGCGCTGCTCAAATACATGGCCTCCAAGGAAGGCGCCAAAGCCATTGAACAGAGCGGCCTGACCCCGGTGAAAACCCGCTAA
- the hicB gene encoding CopG family transcriptional regulator has product MKFTVVLHKDPDSAYGVIVPDVPGCFSAGSTVMEALDNAKEALSLHFEGLVEDGDPLPQAKDIEDHVANPDYAGGIWAVVEFDVTPYFGKAVRFNATLPENLLLRIDDRVKKDQRYASRSGFLAAAALKELRCEP; this is encoded by the coding sequence ATGAAATTTACAGTCGTCCTGCACAAAGACCCCGACTCGGCTTACGGCGTGATCGTGCCGGATGTGCCAGGGTGTTTCTCGGCAGGCAGCACGGTGATGGAGGCGCTGGATAACGCAAAGGAAGCGCTATCCCTTCACTTTGAAGGCCTGGTAGAGGACGGTGATCCATTGCCGCAAGCCAAAGATATTGAAGATCACGTGGCAAACCCTGACTACGCAGGCGGGATCTGGGCCGTAGTCGAGTTCGACGTAACGCCTTACTTCGGGAAGGCGGTTCGCTTCAACGCCACGCTCCCCGAAAATCTGCTGTTGCGCATCGATGACCGTGTGAAAAAGGACCAGCGTTACGCTTCTCGCTCAGGCTTCCTGGCGGCGGCAGCTCTTAAGGAGCTCCGTTGTGAGCCGTGA
- the dctA_1 gene encoding aerobic C4-dicarboxylate transporter has product MKIAKSLYFQIICAVVLGVLVGHFWGQQAVALKPLGDAFIKLIKMMIAPVVFCTIVTGIAGMSDKRSLGRLMSKTMLLFLALTVVSLFIGLVAVYVLKPGVGMNIDPTKLSTAGLSQYTDSAAKLGVVDFFMHIIPDTFVGAFNKGEVLPVLFIAVLSGFALSSLGERGKPVLNVLESASHMVFKIFSYLMRFAPIGAFGALAFTVGQYGITSLGSLAKLIMTLYIACAFFVFVVLGGICRANGFSLWKLLRYFREEFLVVLGTSSTEPVMPRMLEKLQALGCKKGVVGLVLPTGYSFNLDGTAIYLSLAAVFIAQACNIELSMTQTLTMLAIMLLSSKGAAGVTGSGFVALASTLSVIHDIPLAGLALLIGIDRFMSEARALTSLASNAVATVVISLSENACDRQVLMQRLNGKAAAPSSDSVQWETAPPVAERI; this is encoded by the coding sequence ATGAAAATCGCTAAATCGCTGTACTTTCAGATTATCTGCGCCGTGGTCCTTGGCGTCCTGGTCGGGCACTTCTGGGGTCAGCAGGCCGTCGCGCTCAAGCCGTTGGGTGATGCGTTCATCAAGCTGATCAAGATGATGATCGCGCCGGTGGTGTTCTGCACCATCGTCACCGGTATCGCAGGCATGAGTGACAAGCGCTCGCTGGGACGCCTGATGAGCAAGACCATGCTGCTGTTTCTGGCCTTGACGGTGGTTAGCCTGTTCATCGGTCTGGTGGCGGTCTATGTGCTCAAGCCGGGTGTCGGCATGAACATTGACCCGACCAAATTGAGCACGGCCGGATTGAGTCAGTACACCGATTCCGCCGCAAAACTGGGCGTCGTCGATTTTTTCATGCACATCATTCCTGACACCTTTGTGGGCGCATTCAACAAGGGTGAAGTGTTGCCGGTGCTGTTCATCGCCGTGCTGTCGGGCTTCGCCTTGTCCTCTCTGGGGGAGCGCGGCAAGCCAGTGCTCAACGTGCTGGAATCGGCGTCGCATATGGTGTTCAAGATTTTCTCGTACCTGATGCGCTTTGCCCCGATTGGCGCCTTCGGTGCGCTGGCGTTCACGGTCGGCCAGTACGGCATCACCTCGCTGGGCTCGCTGGCCAAGCTGATCATGACCCTGTACATCGCCTGCGCTTTCTTCGTCTTTGTGGTGCTGGGCGGTATCTGCCGCGCCAACGGCTTCAGTTTGTGGAAGCTGCTGCGCTATTTCCGCGAAGAATTCCTGGTGGTATTGGGCACTTCGTCCACTGAGCCGGTCATGCCGCGCATGCTGGAGAAGCTGCAGGCGCTGGGCTGCAAGAAAGGCGTGGTCGGTCTGGTGCTGCCAACCGGTTACTCGTTCAACCTGGATGGCACGGCGATCTACCTGTCGCTGGCCGCCGTGTTCATCGCTCAGGCGTGCAACATCGAGCTGAGCATGACCCAGACCCTGACCATGCTGGCAATCATGTTGCTGTCGTCCAAAGGCGCGGCGGGCGTGACCGGCAGCGGGTTTGTCGCCCTGGCCTCGACCCTCTCGGTGATCCACGACATCCCGCTGGCAGGTCTGGCGTTGCTGATCGGTATCGACCGCTTCATGTCCGAAGCCCGCGCATTGACCAGCCTGGCCAGCAACGCCGTGGCCACGGTGGTGATTTCGCTCTCGGAGAATGCCTGCGATCGCCAGGTGCTCATGCAACGGCTCAATGGCAAAGCCGCTGCGCCAAGCTCCGATAGCGTCCAGTGGGAGACCGCGCCGCCGGTTGCCGAGCGCATCTAG
- the mii_1 gene encoding PrpF protein: protein MQPIPCVLMRGGTSKGPVFLASDLPASTPERDEILLAVMGSGHELEIDGIGGGSPQTSKVAIVSPSPHPDADVDYLFVQVMVSQRRVDTAPNCGNMLCAVGPFAVEQGLVEATGDVTQVRIRNLNTGTFVCADVNTPGGHVSYDGQTTIDGVPGSAAPVQLTFLDAAGSKTGKMFPTGQQIDILDGVPVTCIDMAMPMVIIEASLLGKRGDETPAELDGDKEFLRKLEAIRLRAGAAMGLGDVSNKVIPKPVLVSRPDAGGTLKVRYFMPHNCHKALAITGSIGLATACVSDGTVVAKLLGTGNETPRLQQVRIEHPSGSIQVALAYVGENGQTIRASVVRTARRLFSGEVYAPAAQRLAG from the coding sequence ATGCAACCTATTCCCTGCGTTCTGATGCGCGGCGGCACCTCCAAGGGGCCGGTCTTTCTTGCCAGCGATCTACCCGCTTCGACCCCTGAGCGTGACGAAATCCTGCTGGCGGTCATGGGCTCCGGTCATGAACTTGAAATCGACGGTATTGGCGGCGGCAGTCCGCAAACCAGCAAAGTCGCCATCGTCAGCCCTTCGCCTCATCCTGATGCCGATGTCGATTACCTGTTCGTGCAGGTCATGGTGTCCCAGCGCCGGGTCGATACCGCGCCCAATTGCGGCAACATGCTCTGTGCCGTCGGCCCATTCGCGGTTGAGCAAGGGCTGGTCGAAGCCACTGGGGACGTGACTCAAGTGCGCATTCGCAACCTCAATACCGGCACGTTCGTCTGCGCCGACGTCAACACGCCCGGTGGTCATGTCAGCTACGACGGCCAGACCACCATCGACGGCGTGCCGGGTTCAGCGGCGCCCGTGCAACTGACTTTTCTGGACGCGGCGGGCAGCAAGACCGGCAAAATGTTTCCAACTGGTCAACAGATTGACATCCTCGACGGCGTGCCAGTGACCTGCATCGATATGGCCATGCCGATGGTGATTATCGAAGCATCTCTGTTGGGCAAACGCGGCGATGAAACGCCCGCCGAGCTGGACGGTGACAAAGAATTCCTGCGCAAGCTCGAAGCCATCCGCCTGCGTGCCGGGGCAGCCATGGGCCTGGGCGATGTCAGCAACAAAGTCATCCCCAAACCTGTGCTGGTTTCGCGGCCTGATGCGGGCGGCACCCTCAAGGTTCGCTACTTCATGCCGCATAACTGTCATAAGGCGTTGGCGATCACCGGCTCCATTGGCCTGGCCACTGCCTGCGTAAGCGATGGCACTGTGGTAGCCAAGCTGCTTGGGACAGGCAACGAGACGCCGCGTCTGCAACAGGTTCGGATCGAGCATCCAAGCGGTTCGATCCAGGTTGCCCTGGCTTACGTGGGCGAGAACGGCCAAACCATTCGCGCCTCGGTTGTGCGTACGGCGCGGCGTCTGTTCTCCGGTGAGGTGTACGCGCCAGCCGCACAACGACTGGCGGGTTGA
- the citN_2 gene encoding CitMHS family citrate/H+ symporter: protein MLAFLGLSMVVVFTYLIMSKRLSPIVALTVVPIVFAVIGGFGGTTGKMMLDGLKMVAPSAALLLFAILFFGLMIDSGLFDPLIRKILKRVNGDPMKIAVGTALLSLTVALDGDGTTTYMITCAAMLPLYKRIGMNPMILGIVSMLSLSIMSGMTPWGGPATRAIAALGLDAGEYFVPLLPTMIGGAAWVVFTAFLLGRAERKRIGNVNLQSGGGDCYIEAILGDTPHKRPKLAYVNLALVIVVMVALVMGLMHSAILFLIGFVLALMINYPQLDIQKERILAHSGNAMTVVLLVFAAGIFAGIFSGTKMVDALAQTLVAWIPPEWGHLFPLVVALTSMPLTFVLSNDAYYFGVVPILANAAAAYGISPLEIARASILGQPVHLMSPLVASTLLLVGMIDRDIGDFQKATVKWAVLTSLVITALALLTGALTLIA from the coding sequence ATGCTCGCCTTCCTTGGCTTGTCCATGGTTGTGGTGTTCACCTACCTGATCATGTCAAAGCGTTTGTCACCCATCGTCGCGTTGACGGTGGTCCCGATCGTGTTTGCAGTCATCGGCGGTTTTGGCGGTACCACCGGCAAGATGATGCTCGACGGTCTGAAGATGGTTGCGCCTTCTGCAGCGTTGCTGCTGTTTGCCATCCTGTTCTTCGGCCTGATGATTGACTCCGGGCTGTTCGACCCGCTGATCCGCAAGATCCTCAAGCGCGTCAACGGCGACCCGATGAAAATCGCGGTAGGCACCGCGCTGTTGTCGCTGACCGTCGCATTGGACGGCGACGGCACCACCACCTACATGATCACCTGTGCTGCGATGCTGCCGTTGTACAAGCGCATCGGCATGAACCCGATGATCCTCGGCATCGTGTCGATGTTGTCGTTGAGCATCATGAGCGGCATGACCCCCTGGGGCGGGCCGGCCACCCGTGCAATTGCTGCGCTGGGGCTGGACGCAGGCGAGTACTTTGTACCGCTGCTGCCGACCATGATCGGCGGTGCCGCCTGGGTGGTATTTACCGCGTTCCTGCTGGGCCGCGCTGAGCGCAAACGCATTGGCAACGTCAACCTGCAGAGCGGTGGCGGGGACTGCTACATCGAAGCAATTCTGGGCGATACCCCGCACAAGCGGCCCAAGCTGGCCTACGTCAACCTGGCGCTGGTCATCGTGGTGATGGTTGCACTGGTCATGGGCCTGATGCATTCGGCGATCCTGTTTCTGATCGGCTTTGTGCTGGCGCTGATGATCAACTATCCACAGCTGGATATTCAGAAGGAACGCATCCTGGCGCATTCCGGCAATGCCATGACCGTGGTGCTGCTGGTGTTTGCCGCCGGTATCTTCGCCGGGATTTTCTCGGGTACCAAAATGGTCGACGCCCTTGCTCAGACTCTGGTTGCCTGGATTCCGCCAGAGTGGGGCCACCTGTTCCCACTGGTGGTTGCGCTGACCAGCATGCCGCTGACGTTCGTACTGTCCAACGATGCCTATTACTTCGGCGTGGTGCCGATTCTGGCCAACGCTGCGGCTGCCTATGGCATCAGCCCGCTGGAAATTGCCCGGGCCTCGATTCTCGGCCAGCCGGTGCATTTGATGAGTCCGCTGGTGGCCTCGACCCTGCTGCTGGTGGGCATGATCGACCGCGATATCGGCGACTTCCAGAAGGCCACGGTGAAGTGGGCGGTCCTCACCTCGCTGGTGATCACGGCATTGGCGCTATTGACCGGTGCGCTGACGCTGATCGCGTAA
- the cpo_1 gene encoding Non-heme chloroperoxidase, with translation MTSFTTSDGTEIFYKDWGTGQPIVFHHGWPLSADDWDAQMLFFVSKGYRVIAHDRRGHGRSTQTATGNDMDTYAADVSALVTHLKLKDAVHIGHSTGGGEVARYVAQHGAGRVAKAVLIGAVPPVMVKSASNPGGLPMDVFDGFRAALAANRAQFYKEVPIPFYGFNRDGAKVSEGLKDNWWRQGMMGGAKAQYDCIKAFSETDFTEDLKKITVPVLIMHGDDDQIVPIADSAELAIKLVKNGTLKVYKGYPHGMCSTHPEVINEDLLAFIKG, from the coding sequence ATGACTAGCTTCACGACCAGCGACGGCACTGAAATTTTCTACAAAGACTGGGGCACCGGTCAGCCCATCGTTTTCCACCACGGCTGGCCGCTCAGCGCCGATGACTGGGACGCGCAGATGCTGTTCTTCGTGTCCAAGGGCTACCGCGTTATCGCTCATGACCGTCGCGGTCATGGCCGCTCGACTCAAACCGCGACCGGCAACGACATGGACACCTACGCCGCCGATGTCAGCGCGCTGGTGACTCACCTGAAACTCAAGGACGCCGTGCACATCGGCCACTCCACCGGTGGCGGCGAAGTGGCGCGCTATGTAGCTCAACACGGCGCCGGCCGCGTAGCCAAGGCGGTATTGATTGGCGCAGTGCCGCCGGTCATGGTCAAGTCGGCCAGCAACCCGGGCGGCCTGCCGATGGACGTCTTCGATGGCTTCCGCGCTGCACTGGCTGCCAATCGTGCGCAGTTCTACAAAGAAGTGCCGATCCCGTTCTACGGCTTCAACCGCGACGGCGCCAAAGTCTCCGAAGGCTTGAAAGACAACTGGTGGCGCCAGGGCATGATGGGCGGTGCCAAAGCCCAGTACGACTGCATCAAGGCCTTCTCGGAAACCGACTTCACCGAAGACCTGAAAAAAATCACCGTGCCCGTGCTGATCATGCACGGCGACGATGACCAGATCGTCCCGATTGCCGACTCCGCTGAACTGGCCATCAAACTGGTCAAAAACGGCACGCTGAAAGTCTATAAAGGCTACCCGCACGGCATGTGCTCCACCCACCCGGAAGTCATCAACGAAGACCTGCTGGCGTTTATCAAAGGCTGA
- the tsr_1 gene encoding histidine kinase, HAMP region: chemotaxis sensory transducer, giving the protein MNLRNLNIAPRSLLCFGFFAVLITAFGLFSLDQAAGLKESRETLQDNVLPTIQAIEQIKTDLVTIRLGNTGLRAAQNAEGANRQLERISQARSGLETDVRKLKPLLISDAGKTAFSNMERNLMAYMGVHSRFLDAVAQKREDIINAMTLATGEMTLAADLLSKDITEVSRLANLKMTESDAIADKNYSQSRNVTIAAIVVALAATLALAALFTRSLVAPIAKALAVAQQIAANDLSKPIEVDAKDEPGRLLEALSVMQQNLRRTLGELGDSSTQLASTSEELTAVTEDSLRGVQRQNDEINQAATAINQMTAAVEEVARNASLASSAARDSSQSAENGRQRVGETVSVINELHEAVGVTAVEIDGLAVQVQGISGVLDVIRGIADQTNLLALNAAIEAARAGEAGRGFAVVADEVRALAHRTQQSTAEIEKMIASIQSGAGKAVSAMGHSSERARASLDVAEAAGQALVEITAAIVQINERNMSIASATEEQAQVAREVDRNLTSIRDLSLQTSAGANQTSAASSELSQLAVGLNQLAMRFRM; this is encoded by the coding sequence ATGAATCTGAGAAATCTCAATATCGCTCCCCGCTCACTGCTCTGCTTCGGCTTTTTCGCCGTGCTGATCACTGCGTTTGGGCTTTTTTCCCTGGACCAGGCAGCGGGGCTGAAGGAGTCGCGTGAGACTTTGCAGGACAACGTATTGCCGACGATTCAGGCGATCGAGCAGATCAAGACGGACCTGGTGACCATTCGCCTGGGCAACACGGGCCTGCGTGCCGCGCAGAATGCCGAGGGTGCCAACCGCCAACTGGAGCGGATCAGCCAGGCCCGAAGCGGTCTGGAGACCGATGTCCGCAAGCTCAAACCGTTGCTGATCAGTGATGCAGGTAAAACCGCGTTCAGCAATATGGAACGCAACCTGATGGCGTATATGGGGGTGCATTCGCGCTTCCTCGATGCCGTGGCGCAAAAGCGTGAAGACATCATCAACGCAATGACCCTTGCGACCGGCGAGATGACCCTGGCCGCTGACCTGCTGAGCAAAGACATCACTGAAGTCTCCCGTCTGGCCAATTTGAAGATGACCGAGTCCGACGCCATCGCCGACAAGAACTACTCGCAGTCGCGTAACGTGACCATCGCCGCCATCGTCGTCGCTTTGGCCGCGACCCTGGCCCTGGCCGCGCTGTTTACCCGCAGCCTGGTAGCGCCCATCGCCAAAGCCCTGGCCGTTGCCCAGCAAATCGCAGCCAACGACCTGAGCAAACCCATTGAAGTGGATGCCAAGGATGAGCCGGGCCGCCTGCTCGAAGCGCTGTCCGTGATGCAGCAGAACTTGCGTCGCACCCTGGGCGAGCTGGGCGATTCATCGACTCAACTGGCTTCGACTTCCGAAGAGCTGACCGCTGTAACCGAAGACTCTCTGCGCGGCGTGCAGCGTCAGAACGATGAAATCAATCAGGCTGCAACGGCGATCAACCAGATGACCGCCGCCGTTGAAGAAGTTGCCCGCAATGCATCGCTCGCCTCTAGCGCAGCACGGGACTCCAGCCAGTCGGCAGAAAATGGACGTCAGCGTGTCGGCGAAACCGTCAGCGTGATCAACGAACTGCATGAGGCGGTCGGCGTCACAGCGGTTGAGATCGATGGCCTGGCGGTGCAGGTGCAGGGCATCAGCGGTGTGCTGGACGTGATTCGCGGCATTGCCGATCAGACCAATCTGTTGGCGCTTAACGCCGCCATCGAAGCGGCCCGCGCAGGTGAAGCCGGTCGTGGTTTTGCGGTGGTGGCCGATGAAGTCCGGGCGCTGGCCCATCGCACTCAACAGTCGACTGCGGAAATCGAAAAGATGATCGCCTCGATCCAGAGCGGCGCAGGCAAAGCGGTCAGCGCCATGGGCCACAGCAGCGAACGCGCGCGGGCCAGCCTGGACGTTGCAGAAGCGGCCGGTCAGGCGCTGGTGGAGATCACTGCCGCCATTGTGCAGATCAACGAACGCAACATGAGCATCGCTTCAGCCACCGAAGAACAGGCGCAGGTCGCCCGTGAAGTGGACCGCAACCTGACCAGCATCCGCGACTTGTCCCTGCAGACCTCGGCAGGCGCCAACCAGACCTCGGCGGCCAGCAGCGAACTGTCGCAACTGGCGGTGGGGCTCAATCAACTGGCGATGCGGTTCCGGATGTAA